A segment of the Catharus ustulatus isolate bCatUst1 chromosome 12, bCatUst1.pri.v2, whole genome shotgun sequence genome:
TATAGAGAAAATCATTTTAGTGCCTTTTTTTGTATGTTTCTAATACAGCACTTGGAATAAGAACAAGAAGTTTGAACATGAGCAATAAACTGTAATGAGTGTGACACTGTGTCTGTGTATAACTTGGAAGGTGGTGTAAAGAGATGCTGAAGGAGGGAGGATTCCTCCCACATGTGAATTTTATGAAGGGTGACACTCTTTAAAAGACACTGCCTGTGATTGGGTTCTAGAGCTTTCCTTTTGCAGTAGCCAACTGGCAGCTAGATTCATCCAGCTAATTTAGAATCACAATTTCAGCTGCAAAAACATTAAGAAATACATTACTGCCAGGTGAAACTGAATCCTTAGAATGCCCTGAAACAAGGTGGTGTTTTGGGAATTGGCATTGGCTGCCTTTGAGTACCAGCAGTGAGGGCTGGAGCCTTATGGCCAATGTAGGCACAACTGGGTGAAAGGGCCAGGAGCACCTGCATTTCAGGATCTTATAATTCAATATCTTTCATTTGGGTGGTCATAGTTTAAGGACAAATGCCAGTTTAGGGAGGGAACAAAGGGTAATATCTTGGGCAGAGGTGGCAAGGGATGGAGCCAGGATAACCATTAAACTGAGCTCACTGTTAGCTCCTACCCCCTGCAGTGAGAGTCTTGCAAACTTGGAAGCTCCAAAATGTCAGCTCCTTAATAATGTACAAAGCATGGCATTCAGGAATGCTTTAGCAAGAGTCTCCTTCTGGATTAGTGGCCTCATACTCATTTTGTAATGGAAACAGTAGGAGAGTGGTCATCTTCTCTTCTGCTAAGAGACATTAACACTGTGCTTGGCATGACATTTCAAGGAATATGTGAGCCATGGGGATTCCCAGGTGAGCGTCAAGAGCAgtcaaatattaaaaaccaGCATCTCCAGGGAGATAACAAATAAACCAGTTCTGTAGAGGAAGTATGACTGGGGTAGGGTGTGTGTAGTCTTCCATGTGTCTAAAAGCTTTTCTGCCAAGAGTGAGGCAATAAATTGGTCTCTAAATCCAGGAGATAATACTTTTCTATTGCCACAAATAATTAAATCACACATTTTTTTGGagtgaaagtaaaataaaacctaaatagATTGCCCAGGAGGGCAGTCCTTAAAAAGAAGCTGGGCAGACATCTGTCAGCAGTGATTATGGGGTTTCTGATCCTACACAGAAATGAATCAGATacctctccagccccttcccaaacTAAAGTGTAAAGGTGCCTTGCAGGGCTTTGGGAATCTGGCTCATCCCCTCACCGTGGTTTATTACTGAGTACGGAGCAAACTGCAGAGACAGAGGTGTGAAACTGCTTCCCTGCACCCTGTGGATGTGGTGAGCTCTAAGCATtgcctgcaggagcacaggaagTGTTTCTGGTGTAAGCTGGAGTGGTGAGGCAGGGACACCGTGGTACCTttgccctgcagagccggggctggcacagcctttGCCCcagaggaaggggaggggatGAGCACAGGCATTAGTAGGGcaaaggctgtgctggctcctgacTCCAGCCGAGGCAGAGAGGAGgttgctgtgccctgtgcactTTTAGCCATGCCAGCAGGACTGGAAAAAATCTCAGTGCCAAGAGAACAAACTTTCAAGCAGGCTGGTGCCCTTTGTCCCTCTCTCTCAAGGGCAGTGAGTGaccccagcaccagctggagGCAGCCCAGCACATTCATGTGCCTCTGTACCCAGCCAGcaaggcaggcacagccctgagctgggagtgGACTCTGAGCTctttgggaaggaaagggagTATTTCCATCTGAGGCTTTCCCCTGCCCCAGAGAAGTCTCCCACCCCCGTGTATGAGCAGTGTGGCCACAAGCAGAGAGCCGTGGAGCTGTGTTGGGTGCTCATCTCCATGTCCTGaatgggagagctgggcagctGTGGGCATTGTGAGCCACATGCCAAGGGGCTCCCTGCCTCACCAGCTGATCCAGGACACACAGCAGCCCTGGACCACTCATCTGCACTGATCTCCCTGATTATTGCCTTGTCCTCTGCATTTGTCCTCTTTCCACCACACTGTCCTCATCTCATGAGTGTGGCTCATCTGTAGTCAGTAACCAAGACTTGGCATAGCCCCATACAGGTGGTGTGGTCTTCTTTTCAATCAGTACCACAAATGGATTTATTAAGGATGGTGTGAGTCCTCAGTGTGCCTCCTGTGCATCGAGGCTATGGAGAGCAGCATTTTAGTGAGAGCATTGCTGGCTGGTCAAGGAGGGCAGCTGTTCCTCTGCAAAGCATTTGTGAGTCCACATTTGGGAAACCATGTCTTGTTCTGGTCCCACCATCACAGGAGACATCTTGAATAGTCTGTCAAAAGATCATTGAGAGGGTAGGGCATTCAGGGGCATGGAACACAGGCTGCACCAGCGCCAATTGGAGCACAAACTCTGCTCAGAGGTGCACAAAGGATGGGAGATGTCAGGTACAACAAAGAAAATTCCAGCTGGACATTGGGAAAAGATGGTTTAACCATTAGTATGGTTAGCACAGGAACTGGGCCCCAGAGAGAGGAGATTCTTCTCCTTGGAGGTTTTTGAGACTGGACAAGGCCTAGAGCAGCCTGATCTGGCTTTGAGGGTGATCTTCAGAGATCACTTCCTAACTGATCTTTTTCTCCATCTACCTCAAATGCCTACATCTTTCCTAATGTAGTGTCCTCCCTGACCCTCAGCTAAAACCTCCACACCAAAAGCCCCATGAAACATGTTAGAAATTGCAGACCTGGCCAAAGCAGATTGTTTCAAGCAGAGTATGTCCCTCCACATCTGccttctgctccttctgcttAGTAAAGTCTCCTGGGGAGAAACCATGTTCTTGGTCTATGTTAGGTTTCCCAACAGGCATGAGGCATAACAAGGCTTACAGAAATACAGGAAGATTTTAATCTCTTAGGAAACTCTGCCTGACTCTTCCACTTCTCCTTGTCTGCTCATGATCTGTTGTTTTTGAGGTGCTGAGGTCCCAGGGCAACCTTCATCTTCTGTGGAAGGAGTGGTGTTAAAGCCCAGAACATTTCAGCCGTGCTGCGGCTTCTGGACTCCGCAGGGAAGGCGACAAAGGGGATTTTCTGCCGTCATCTGTTCCCAATCACAGTGGTTTCAGGGAGCTCCTTGGCCCGTTTCCATCACAACCCGTCATCTCCCGAGCCCACGCAACTGGGAGGTGGGGCCTCGTGGTGGTGGTAGTGGCCAGAGCACAGTGCATCACCCTCACAGGACCCGGGTGAAAGGACAGTGCACacacctctgtgctcctgctctgctggggacaggctggccCTCGGTGAGTAGCCCTGTGCCCACTGGGTGCTCCGGGACAGCTTCAGAGGGACCAAGGAATGAGAGCAGAGATTCTCTCTAGATTTCCAGAATTTCATCTGCTGCCAAGAAAaaggggtctgtgctgggacTGGAGCTGTGTTTTCCATGGATGAGTGTTGGCATTACGAGCAGATATGTGTGAGGGGAATGCTGACCTCACCTGGAAATCTCACTGTATCCTTACCCACTGCTCTTCTATCTGCTCCTGTCCTACCTTCTCACCCCTTCTCAGCCAGAGTCTATTCTCATGCACACCTGTTAACGTCCTGGTTGCTCTGAGTTTGCTTTGCCAGCATACTTTATCCTGCCCTTACCATAACTTCTCTAAACTAGATGCCTCTCAGGTAATTTTTTTGTATCTTTGGCTGTTACGGCACacaagcagggcagggctgcatgGAGGCTTTGGTTTTACAGTTTAACTGGTAAAAAGTCAAGTGTTGGGCAATGCCACGTCCACTGCACCCATGGGAGGTGTGTGtcagcccagctgctgtgcGTGGGGGTGCAGGAGTGAGGGGGAGcccaagcccagccctgctttcAGGCGGAGTCTGCGGTTCCCAACTTTGCTTTGCAGGTGGATGCGCCACAATGACGGTGAAGAAGACTCAGGCTGCGCAGGATGGAAGTGCCAAGGTGGgtggagggaaaggaagagagaaaagggcAGAGATGTGCCAAGGGGGCCGGGTAGTGTGTATTGACTGTGCTGGATGATACCAGGCACACCTCACACTGTCCCAGATGTTCCCGTGTTCTCTTCACATGGATCTTTACCTGAAGTAATATAGAGCCTCATCAAAGGGAAAGGATACACCTTTGTGCttgtttgaaattaaatagtTCAGATTCAAGAAAGTTAACCTTGAGCTGATGCAAGCATCTAAATGATAGCTGCAACTGTGCCTGTCCTTCATCTGTGCCCCATTTATTCCCCAAACCTCCAGCAGTCATGGAGGTTTCCACAGGGTGGAAAGCCAGAGGGAGCACCTAAACATTGGTTTGGGACATTGGAGGAGCAGGGGCCATCCCCCTGGGGCACtgcctgcagtgtccctgctccctcagtggcagcagccagcctgtTTGTCCTTAATCAACATACCTGGGAGCCTCTCAGGGGGGCGTGAGAAATggcctcctcctcttcctgtgCAAGCCAAggtcccctggcactgcagcccacCGAGAGCCACTGGTGTGTGGGCGATCAGGGAAGGGCTGTTGGCTCAGCCACGTCCATCTGCCTTGTGCAGGAGAACGTGCTGCAGAGGGTCCTGCAGCTGCCCGTGGTGAGCTCCACCTGCGAGACGCTGCAGCGCAAGTACAGCAGCACCAAGGAGTCGCACCCGCTGATGGCCTCGGTGTGCGAGGTGTACGAGCGCGGCGTGCAGGGCGCCGGCGCCCTGGCCATGTGGGGCATGGAGCCCGTGGTGCGCCGGCTGGAGCCGCAGTGTGAGTGTGCGCAGGGGGGAACGTGGCAGGGGGGCCCATCAGAGCCACAGTGCTGGCACAAGCAcgtgcctggcacagcccaggtgctTTTCTTACTGTGCTTTTGCCCAAGGCAGTCGCTGTGGCCAATAACCTGGCTTGCCGGGGCTTGGACCACCTAGAGGAGAAGATCCCTGCCCTCCAGTACCCCGTCGACAAGGTAAGTCACAGGCAGGACAATCTGgaaccccccagcccctctgaaaAGCCCACAGTACATCTCCTCTAGCCCTGTTTCTGGATGGTGacaggctgctggctgggaaacAAGGCAGCATCTCCAGGTGAGGGCTCCTCCAAGGGCTTCTGCAGCCTAAACAATGGTTAGGGCTCCCAGATATAAGTCAGCAATgtcctgtgtcccatccctgctaGCTACCTCCAGTGCAGGTTGGACAGAGCTGTTATGTCCCTCTTGGAGCTGCTCAGTGGCATGGACATGGCTGGGGTCCCTGCAGTCCTCTGGCTGTCCCATGCCACCCCAAGCACACCAGTGGGGCTGTTCTCCAtctctgtgctcacagctcGCATCTGAACTGAAGGACACCATCTCCTGCCCCCTGCAAAGTGCCAAAAGCACCATTGGCAGCTCTGTGGATAAGATcaaggagctggcagcagagggcTATGAGGCCACCAAGAGCACAGTGGAAACAACAGCCAAGTACACAAGGAAGAACTCAGTGACCCAgatggcagctgcaggggtcgacacagccctgggagggctggagaAGCTGATGGAATACCTGCTGccagaggaggatgaagaagcAGGTAATCCTGATGCCAAAATCCCTTCTGAGGGAGTCTGGTGACAAATGGCTGCATGGCTCCTCAGTTGTAGGGTGCATGGGGCAGGGGGCAGCCCCTGGATTTTGGCATAAGGCTACCAGGAGGGTTGTCCCACCAGAATGTAACCCTCCCACCCTTCTGCCTGTACTCTTCTGCCTTTAGACAAGAAGCCCAAAAAGAAACATCTGTCAACGCCAAAGGCCTCCCAGAagcagcccagtgctcccagcactcccagtgctcccagtgctcccagggcttccagtgctcccagtgctcccagggcttccagtgctcccagcactcccagtgctcccagcgcTTCCAgggctcccagtgctcccagcactcccagtgctcccagtgctcccagcactcccagtgctcccagcacccTGGGCCGGATTGGCGCTTTGGTCAGCACCGTGTCCCACCGCGCTTACCAGCAAACCACCCAAAGCCTCCAGCGTGCCAAAACCAAAGGGCAGGAGCTGGCCTCCTGGATCCCCATCCTGGTGAGTGCCAGAAGCCACCTGCTGGGTTCCTGCTCCCCCATATCCTCTTTTGAGCTGATTTTCCTTCAGACGGGACATTTCAGGCTCCTTGGAATAAATCTGACCTGAGTACATTTCCCCTGCTCAGCAGGAcaagctggggctggcagtTCCTGCATGATGTTCACACATAACCATGTACCACATTAGTGGGACAAGTTATTTTTAGCAGGCTCCCAGTGTGTAATTGTTGATTTATGGCCTTGCCATAACATCCTTCCTAAAGCAAAAAGCCCCTGCAGAGAcccagaggggatggggagaaggaaTTGCTTCTCCTACCCCATTGCTGCAGTGGGAACATCTTCCCTGGCCTCTGCCAAAATCCCAGAGCTCCCATCTGCCCTCAGGATTTCTCCCCAGATGCACAAATGAActccctgttccctgtgcatccctgtgaaATCCTCAGGTTAAACAGAGTGGATGGGACCATCCAGCTCCCTCTGAGTGGTGGTTTTTGCTCCCCTCCCAGGGAAGTCTGGCCAAGCCGAGTGCCCCCGCGGCCCCTCAGGCCCGCAGTGATGGGCAGGGCAGCGCGGCTTGGCCGACCCGGCGCCACAGCAAGGCAACGgagcagaagcaggagaaggcagggaaGAAAGACACCAGCCACACCAAGGTatggagaaaagcagagcagtgaatGCTCCAAAGCATCCTCCTACTCATGGACCATGCAAGCATGGAGGCTGTTCCCCCATACCTTTGGTGACCAGGCCTCTATCCCTGCGCAATCCTGAACTGCAGCTTGGAGGATGCAGGAGGGGGTGGCagtggggcagccccaggagtCCCCTTCCGAATCCCCAAAactgggggctgtgggcagcctCTGAGCCAGGCAAAGTCACCCTGGCTTGTATGTTCAAAACTCCTTTGGAGCTGTGGGATGTCAGCACTGAATTCCCAACTGAACGTCTGAACATCCCTGAAAAGTCCCCAGCAGCGAGGAGTGGTGTGAGCCGGTGGGGCTGGGAACCGTCTCCAGCATCGGCTCCACTGGGACCTGGGGACGGGAAGCAGCAGGTTGGGGTCAGTGCCCTTTGCCTCTGCCTGCAGCggaagcacagcctggagcagagggtCCCCCGGGGCCTGGAGcgggggagctggcaggacgGGGAGAGACCCTGCTGCAAAGAGCTGTGGTGCCTTTTGCAGAGCAGCGAGCTGAAATCTCTCAGGCTTAGAGCTGAAAATGGGATGAGGAAaccagggccagccctgtcgTGCCTGGAGGGGCTGGTGGGCAGAGGGCCTGGCCAGGAGCTCAGCTGGTTTCTctgggcaggcaggacaggaccCCGGGCTCGTGGGCAGCGTGGCTCACAACCTGCAAAGCGCCTGCGCCTCCGGCATCTCCAGCGTGAAGAAGGTCCCGGCTGTGGCCTGGGATGCGGCAGAGGGCTTGATCCTCTTCACCCCCCGCAGGCTGTCCAGGGCCATGGAGACAGTGGATGCTCTCGGGGGCACCCTCGTCAGTGCCCCTAAGCATCTGCTGGGCACCCTGTACAGCTACGTGCCGGTGAGTCTGCCCCCAGCCAGGCCCTGTCCATCTCCAGCAAACCCCATTTTGTTCAGTCTTCTGCCACGAACACCCCGTGCCTGCAGGCAATGTCAGGGGGTACCAGACTGGGGAGATGGGGTGCCATGAAGGCACCTCAGTCCCACCCTCCCCTTGAGCATCCCCAAAGCCATGACAGCAAGTCCCCCAATAGAACAAATGGGTCAGACAGGGGTGACACCTTCAAACAGTTCATGCCCAAGCCGAGGTGTGACCACATTCCTGGGAAGGTGAAAGTTCAGGCTGAGATCTTGTTCTCTCTCCTTTACCTCAGCCTGTTGCTCCTCTGAGAGCATTTCTCCACCACAGCTGCTCAAGGACTACAAGCCACCCACTCCCCTCCACTCTGTGGGCAAACTGGCTTCTCCTGAGGTTCTCCCAGTTTAAGGGGGGTTatagcacagctggagcagggctggcaggtggGTACAACCTGGCTGGGTGCTCACCCCATCTCTCAGCTCCGCAGGCAGTCGGTGAAGGAAGAAGAAGCATCCAGGGGCAGCAAGACTGAcatggagaagaaagagaagaaggaggaagaggaggagaccaaggctgctgctgcctccactgAGGAGAAGTCCCAGCTGAGGAGTGACTGGCGGCAGTACCGTGGCCATCACCCCCTCtccttcctggggctggaggatcCCCTCTTCCTGCGGCACAACTACTACCGCAGCCCTGCCTTCGACCCCGACTACGCATTCCCACGGAAATCCGCCTTCTCCCCCTACAACAGGAGGGTGAGTGAGGGCTCCTACCGCTTCAGCCCCGAGTCCATGTACAGCCGGCCCTACTACGGCAATTTCTACAGTCCTGTCTTCAAGAAGGACTGAGCCAGCAGGCGGGACAaacacatcccagcccctctcaaaTCCCCTCAGCACGCTTTGCCTGggcccctgccagcagcccacACACACCCCTGTTCCAGGACAGGAGCTTAAAGTGGTAGACAGGCCATGGGATAGCTTATTCTGGAGTGCATCAGGCCAGGATGGGGGAACAAAGGCAACCAaaagccctgctgctggaaggaggaGGTAGGGGAAGGTGGGACTAGGAAGGTGAAGGAGATGTGGCAAGAGCGGTGAGACCAGAAGAAGAGACcacccaggctggcactgcacTGCTTTGGACCCTGCTCAGCAGACAGAGTGAACTTAGATGGGCTACACATTGAGAACAGCAGTgagagagagcagggaggatgGCAAAGCTGTCAAACATCAGCATAGCAAGCCTGtttccccatccttcctccctccatccccccttGCAGGACCCATCCCTAGGCACAGAATGCTCCTCCATGGAGGGGCTGAAGATCCCCACCAAACAGCAGGATTCATGAGTAGGAAAACCCTGGGCACTTCCCTCCCAGCTGGTGGTGGAGTGGATGGTGGGGTCAGGAAACAGGCTGGTGAGAACAGgtggagctcctggagcccctctcCCACAGGATCACCTGGCTACCCACAGCACCTTGTTGTATCTGCTGCAATGATAAACCTGCCATAATAAACCACGTGCCGCTCACCCCGTCTGCTCGGCTTCTTTGTGGGAGTGAGACACCAAACCAAGGGAACAGAGTGGGGTGAGACCCAGCTCAGGGCCAAGGGAGTGGGTGCGGGAAACATCCTGCTACATTCCTCATGGGTAGCTGCCACTGGGATAGTGGGTGCTCATGCCCGGCACAGTACGTGTCTCTTCCCATGCCCCAAGTACAAATTCACAGCTCCAAGGAGCCGGGGCTTCCTGCCAAAGAAAATTTATTGCATTTCCAGAAGAACACAGCAGAGAAATCAGTGTCCCTACAGCACGAGCACGCCAAACCCTCTTCCAACACTGCTTTCCCAGGGCACAAAGAGAAGGgttggggagaggcagggaaaagcctcccagcagcagaagggtTCAGTGAGGAGCCCAGCGACCCCTTTCcccacctccttccctccccgGGGACAGGAGCCTTACAGAAGGGGTAGCCTGGGAAGGCGCGTGGTGCAATTCCCATCCTGGGAACGAGCCCCGCGCCTGGCTtttcccaggcacagcctgtgcaGCGCTCACCCACCCGCACAAGGGAAACGCTGTGACCGCTGAAAGGCTGTGGGAGAGACGGccgccagcagggctgctcaaAAGCACGGTGGGGGGATGTGAGGCAGCAGCCCTCACCAAATCCTGCAGGATCGCCggtgccctgggctctgggacaCTCTCACACACAGTACCAGTGCCTCCCCAAGAGAGAAAGCCCCACCTTTCCAGTTCATGGGTGCTCCAGGGTTACTGATGAGGATCCTGATGAAGGTTAAACAGGAATAAGGATCCCAGAGCAGGAATGGAGAGACAGGGAGTTGTGTGCTGTACAAGAGCAGGATATCCTCCCTAACTGCTGACAGCCTGGGCAGCgcctgctgcaggagcttggGATACTCTGCCTGGAGCTTGGGCAAAATCCCCCTGTGGTTTCCAGTGTTGGAGGATAAAAGGAGAAAGCAGGAGGCACCTAACGAGCTGGTACAGCAAAGAGATGAGACTGTCCCATGGCAGAGCCAAGAGTAACACACTACAGTCCTCGGCTGCACTGGCTGTGCATGGCAGACACCCAGACCCTTACACTAGAACAGCAAGGAACCCATCATACTTATGGAAGGACACGCACCATCTCCATGGACACCCAGCAAGGAGGCTTGGCCCAGCTGGGCAGAACAGAGAGCAGCAACATCCGTGCAGGAGCTCAGAGGGAGTCTGTTCGCTTACGCCCAAACACGGCCGACATGGTCTTGACGATGCCACGGATCCCTGTACCCTTCTTCAGGGCCAGCTTGGTGTCTGGGATGAGCTTGGCCAGTCCATGGAAGACCATGAGGGCCCCGTGATAAGCCTCAGCTGCAGAGACCTCATAGAACCCACAGTCTAAAGAGAGGGCCAGGAGCCGCCCCTCCTCGCTGGACACCACCCGTTGGTGGTGCAGGTCCCGTTTGTTGCCCACAATGACAATGGGCACCttctcctggctctgcccctcctTGGCTGCCTTGATGAACTGGATTTTGAGAGGCAGGATGTTGAAGCTGGCACGGTCACAGATACTGTAGACCAGGACAAAGCTGTCTGCCCACTGGATTCGCTTCTCCTCTGAGGAGCcatcctctgcctgctcctggggaaaaagaaaaggaagggttGTTTTATTGGACTCCCTCCCTCCACACCCGCCTGCTAGAAGAGGGAAGTCCTGAGCCTgttg
Coding sequences within it:
- the PLIN1 gene encoding perilipin-1, producing the protein MPRPLHPWEVCVSPAAVRGGAGVRGSPSPALLSGGVCGSQLCFAGGCATMTVKKTQAAQDGSAKENVLQRVLQLPVVSSTCETLQRKYSSTKESHPLMASVCEVYERGVQGAGALAMWGMEPVVRRLEPQFAVANNLACRGLDHLEEKIPALQYPVDKLASELKDTISCPLQSAKSTIGSSVDKIKELAAEGYEATKSTVETTAKYTRKNSVTQMAAAGVDTALGGLEKLMEYLLPEEDEEADKKPKKKHLSTPKASQKQPSAPSTPSAPSAPRASSAPSAPRASSAPSTPSAPSASRAPSAPSTPSAPSAPSTPSAPSTLGRIGALVSTVSHRAYQQTTQSLQRAKTKGQELASWIPILGSLAKPSAPAAPQARSDGQGSAAWPTRRHSKATEQKQEKAGKKDTSHTKAGQDPGLVGSVAHNLQSACASGISSVKKVPAVAWDAAEGLILFTPRRLSRAMETVDALGGTLVSAPKHLLGTLYSYVPLRRQSVKEEEASRGSKTDMEKKEKKEEEEETKAAAASTEEKSQLRSDWRQYRGHHPLSFLGLEDPLFLRHNYYRSPAFDPDYAFPRKSAFSPYNRRVSEGSYRFSPESMYSRPYYGNFYSPVFKKD